From the genome of Cedecea lapagei, one region includes:
- the sufS gene encoding cysteine desulfurase SufS yields MSFSIEQVRADFPILGREVNGQPLAYLDSAASAQKPQAVIDAELEFYRNGYAAVHRGIHTLSAEATTLMENVRSQAARFINAAKPEEIVFVRGTTEGINLVANSWGNANVQAGDNIIISAMEHHANIVPWQMLCERTGAELRVIPLNQDGTLQLDVFPTLIDERTKLLAITHVSNVLGTENPVKEMIATAHHAGVKVLVDGAQAVMHHTTDVAALDCDFYLFSGHKIYGPTGIGVLYVRESILQDMPPWEGGGSMIATVSLTEGTTYAAAPWRFEAGTPNTAGIIGLGAALSYVEGLGMNEIGEYERSLMRYAQNALKAVPDLVIYGPDERRGVIAFNLGKHHAYDVGSFLDNYGIAVRTGHHCAMPLMAFYKVPAMCRAAFAMYNTEQEVDRLVVGLQRIHSLLG; encoded by the coding sequence CCAGCGCGCAGAAACCACAGGCGGTGATTGATGCCGAGCTTGAGTTCTATCGCAACGGCTACGCTGCGGTGCATCGCGGGATCCACACGCTGAGTGCAGAAGCCACCACGCTGATGGAAAACGTGCGCAGCCAGGCGGCACGCTTTATCAACGCCGCTAAACCGGAAGAAATTGTCTTTGTGCGTGGCACCACCGAGGGGATAAACCTCGTCGCCAACAGCTGGGGCAACGCTAACGTGCAGGCCGGGGATAACATTATCATCAGCGCCATGGAGCACCACGCGAACATCGTGCCGTGGCAGATGCTGTGTGAGCGCACCGGCGCGGAGCTGCGGGTTATTCCCCTGAATCAGGACGGCACGCTGCAGCTTGACGTCTTCCCGACGCTTATCGACGAGCGCACAAAGCTTCTGGCCATTACGCATGTTTCTAACGTGCTTGGTACCGAAAACCCGGTGAAGGAGATGATCGCCACGGCTCATCATGCCGGCGTCAAAGTGCTGGTGGACGGTGCTCAGGCCGTGATGCACCACACGACCGATGTGGCTGCGCTGGATTGCGATTTTTATCTCTTCTCCGGGCATAAAATTTATGGGCCTACCGGCATCGGTGTGCTGTATGTCCGGGAGAGCATTCTTCAGGATATGCCGCCGTGGGAAGGCGGTGGCTCGATGATTGCCACAGTCAGCCTGACGGAAGGCACGACCTACGCCGCAGCGCCATGGCGCTTTGAGGCCGGTACGCCCAACACGGCAGGCATCATTGGGCTTGGCGCCGCATTGAGCTATGTTGAAGGGCTAGGTATGAACGAGATTGGCGAGTATGAGCGATCGTTAATGAGGTACGCTCAAAACGCGCTGAAGGCCGTTCCTGACCTCGTAATATATGGCCCTGACGAACGCCGCGGAGTGATCGCGTTTAATCTCGGTAAACACCATGCTTATGACGTCGGCAGCTTCCTCGATAACTACGGCATTGCCGTTCGCACGGGTCATCACTGCGCGATGCCGCTGATGGCGTTTTACAAGGTGCCCGCCATGTGCCGTGCTGCTTTTGCCATGTACAATACCGAGCAAGAAGTGGATCGCCTGGTCGTTGGCCTGCAGCGTATTCACAGCCTGTTAGGATAA